A single window of Nicotiana sylvestris chromosome 5, ASM39365v2, whole genome shotgun sequence DNA harbors:
- the LOC138869386 gene encoding uncharacterized protein — protein sequence MGSLSHLEACQRLLAGEVHQLASLGVRLADSNEGGEIVQNRAESLLVEEIMEKKYNAPLLVQLKEGIHKHKTTTFSIGRDDGPLRYQERLCIPNVDGLQGRIMAEAHTSRYSMHLDSTKMYHDLKEVYWWNDMKKNVADFVAKYPNCQQVKAEHQRPYGLSQNIEIPIWKWKMIN from the coding sequence ATGGGTAGTTTGTCTCACTTGGAGGCATGTCAAAGGTTGTTGGCcggggaggttcaccagttggctagtttagGAGTTCGTCTTgcagactctaatgaaggaggggaAATTGTGCAGAATAGAGCTGAATCATTGCTTGTGGAGGAAATCATGGAGAAGAAATACAATGCTCCATTGTTGGTACAGctgaaggaggggattcataaacacaagaccacaactTTTTCTATTGGCAGGGATGATGGCCCACTACGGTACCAAGAGAGACTATGTATCCCAAATGTAGATGGTCTTCAGGGAAGAATCATGGctgaagctcacacttccaggtattccatGCACCTAGAttctacaaagatgtatcatgatctcaaggaagtcTATTGGTGGAATGACATGAAGAAGAATGTAgcagactttgtggcaaaatatccaaattgtcagcaagtgaaggctgaACATCAAAGGCCCTATGGGTTGTCACAAAACATAGAAATTCCAATATGGAAATGGAAAATGATTAATTAG
- the LOC138869387 gene encoding uncharacterized protein, translated as MKAQALADHLAESPVDDEYQPLSTYFSDEEVNSVEVILENTNAWKMFFDGAVNAEGVGIEAILISPTGQHYPATARLRFFYTNNTAEYEACIMGINMAVDLNVEELLIMGDSDLIIRYIPRFQNELADALATLASMLPYSGNVHIDPLEIQIQERRGYCNTIEIELDVQPWYHDIKYFLKTKEYPEKASGDQKRTIRRLASSFFLSGEVLYKRTPDLNLLRCVDAKEAKKIMNEVHSGVCGPHMNGYVPAKKILRAGYYWMTMEKDCFNFVRKYH; from the exons atgaaagctcaagccttggcggatcatcTAGCTGAGAGCccggttgatgatgaatatcaacCCTTAAGTACCTACTTTTCAGAcgaggaagtaaattcagttgaaGTAATTCTAGAaaacaccaatgcttggaaaatgttctttgatggagctgtaaaTGCAGAAGGTGTTGGGATTGAGGCAATTTTGATTTCACCCACTGGCCAGCACTATCCGGCCACAGCCCGACTTCGGTTCTTCTATACgaacaacactgccgagtatgaagcttgcatcatgggCATAAACATGGCAGTCGATCTGAATGTTGaggaattgttaatcatgggagattctgacttgattatccg gtatattcctcGATTCCAAAATGAGTTAGCTGATGCACtagctaccttggcatcaatgctgcCGTATTCGGGCAATGTACATATTGACCCATTGGAAATCCAAATTCAAGAAAGACGCGGTTATTGTAATACAATTGAAATAGAACTagatgttcagccatggtatcatgatattaaatattttttgaaaacaaaggaatatccgGAGAAGGCCagtggagatcaaaagagaactattagaAGGCTTGCCAGcagtttcttcttgagcggagaagtcttgtacaaaagaactccagatctgaaTCTTTTGAGGTGTGTAGATGCCAAAGAAGCTAAAAAGATCATGAATGAAGTGCATTCAGGAGTATGTGGGCCCCACATGAATGGATATGTCCCTGCAAAGAAAATCCTacgggcaggttattactggatgaccatggaaaaggattgcttcaatTTTGTCCGGAAGTACCACTAG